Part of the Chelmon rostratus isolate fCheRos1 chromosome 10, fCheRos1.pri, whole genome shotgun sequence genome is shown below.
TGTGATCTGCACTCAGAGCTCTCCTCTTTCAGCTCCCGTGACCCCCCCACGGCGACATGAAATCTGCCAGGACACCACATGAAGGCACAgtgtgtcttcctcctcttcctcacacatcCAACTCTCCCTCCATTCCTGTTTTTCCTCGCAGCtggctgtttgttcagttttctcACCAcacacggtgtgtgtgtgtgtgtgaggactgattcgagtgtgtgtgtgtgtgtgtgtgtgtgtcaggcgtcaggtttcagcacacacacacacacacacaccatatcaGGCAGTGGCTGGTATGTGGACGGATTAAGACCATGCCAGGCTCTGCTCGTTCtactgttacacacacacacacgcacacacacacacactgttctctTTGAACTGATAACCAGCACATTCACTCTGAGACTCTTTTATTACTGTAGGCCGATGGAGGCTCTGCAGAGAAGTCAGTCCACCTCACCATGTTTCCACTACAttcaaagttcaaagttcatgttggctttgctttttttgggtAACACTTTCCTATAACGCTCacatatttagcatttaatAAATGTCAGTTCAGCTGGTCAGCCGATAAGCTAACTTCTTTCTTTTGGCACTACTACACTCTCTTAATatgtcattgtttagattgtacagttttttacttagattgtgcagtttttatttatctctttttgaTATATGTCTTGTCtcagaggttgagagtaacgTCATTTCgattctgtttgtcttgtacatactgcagaactgacaataaaagctgactttgactttgatgttgCACATAGTCGTAGttgtacacatacagtatgagggCATTTTTTAGTGTATATTAATGGCCAATACTTTTAACAATTAAAACTTTAAAGACAAGCTTGGCAGGTACAAACATGTTAATATAAATACAGGTATGGTCACATATTTCTCCCTCACAGCTGAGGAGGTGTCATTCTCTGCACATTTCTATCATGCTTGTCATCAGCACAAATGTAAAGGATGACTCGAGTCCTGGAGGATGTGACGTCATATACTGTGGGTCAGGTGTACGAGCCACTGTTTCATTCGCGATGGTGTAAGAAAATGCTAAATCTATAAATGGATACAGGAAACTACAGCTGAGATATGCAGCATGaatgtggttttgtgtttttgtgttggtttggtttggttgctatttttttatgtttttgaatTGGGATTGATTTTCTATGGAGCCCCTAACGtgtcataaagaaaaaaaaaactaccggtatatcgtgcgcacgagatactaaaacgtgcgcacgtttAAGCTAAATCGTACATCGTGCGAtcatagaaagaaactaccgtcctgtggtgtctggggttgcgttatgcatccactagatcaggggtcagtaacccgcggctctttcatccctctgatgctcctgaaaataattaatgagcatttatttcaaatgtatttgattttagtttgttttgaaacaaacaccgcgcgctcacagatgacagctgatcctgcgtaaagatgcaggtgacggcgcacagcgctgatgtgcagacgctgtgcgctgaggttcaggagcagaaatcacattaaccacgtttgattcatattttaattgcctattatttagcacatattcatatttttcattgttcagtgaaatagtcattttattattcaggttgacagctgactgcacgcgccagtaaaaggatgacggcacgcagagagtggaataccgctgttacttcggccacgccccctgactacgatagccataattaaccaatagTGATCCATATAAAAGGATCGGATTATgaggcgcactgtcggtttttgagaaaattaaaggcttttaggtgccttatagtgcggaaaatatggtgaatattaaaatcagattcagtgaacggagcccggctgtctattgttgttgctacctgtctgtataaatgaacaAGTGCATTAATTCGAgtgcacgttttagtatctccTGCCcacgatatagttttttttttcttcatgacactttaggggctccgtaaaTTTTCACATCAATTCATGATAACTGACGTTCGTTTCATCTCATAAAATGCATTGTGGTGttccacagagcagctgccttggtcctcttcttttcttcttataCATCACTAGAGTGACTGTCAGTAGAGAAATAACATTACCACGTGTTTCTGGTAATCATACTACAGTTATATTAGTATTTGGTGtcataaatgcaaatatttccactttttgACTGAATAAAGTCACAGTGAGAAAAGAGGCTCCGaagcaacagaaacatttattttacaacagTACATCAGATACTTCATTTATCCACACGTCTGCCGGACAGACGCAAACATGATCAGTCCATGCTACAAACGGAAACCTCTACGTCTCTATGTACTGTGCACTGCGTGTATATACAGCAGGTTTGCCATTTTGCCACTTCATTGCCAAAATGGTTCACATCTAAAGTTCTATACATCCCCTCGACTTACCAGCTAGtcattaatcaattattaaaaacataagaaaaataaaataaataaaataatgcttcattattatcatcatccGGTCGCTATATTAACACGTAGATCAGCTCGTTATTCATGTCATTGTTTTGGAAGCGTCTTGACTCCAGGCTTCACGCTGCATTCACTCTGCTGCAGGTTTGATCAATGGAgaaaaaatgaggaagagaaaggagattTTGGATTGAACAGTGTGGCGTTTCAGTGGTCACATGACAGGAAGCACAAAACTGATCAAGTACAGAGAATTTGGTTAAAACAGAACATCTGCAGGTttcataaaaacatctttttaatCCTCATCTGTTCAAACGTGTTCATACGCTGCTCATACATTAACAGCATGTTAAGAATTTGTGGGATTTGATGGTGAAGACCTGCGTTTATTTGGTTTTACTCTATTTCACTCTTCTTGTAGCCTCACACTGAGCTAATTTAGCactttttaaagacttttatgAACATGCAGATTCCCTGAAACAACCTTTGAAATTTGTGATTGAAATGGAGCCATGACAGAAATTTATTTAGCTCTTATTGCACTTTCTCATGATATGTACACATACATAATGAACAAAGTGTTTGATTGAGGAATCAAAGAAATATAGTGAATAAATGAGTGTGTTTGGTTCAGTGTAGAGAAATCAAATAGTGTTCCTGTGTGTTCCACTATAGCGGCGCTGGAGTGCTGCTCGTGAGCgacaaataaagcaaaactaTAAAAAAGCGTTATTCTGCCGAATGATTCACTAACTAACGAGTCTGATTGTTGTAAACGGCTCTTCGGTCGCTATGAGGATTGAATGATCTACAAAACTGCTGTCACACGAACAGATAAGACTTTGGATATCAATATCCTCCCTTCATTAacataaataagaaaaagaaaaacgatGAAACGAAGTTCTATCGAGAcgaacagaagaaagaaaagagcccTTCAGACTTCTGAGCAACTCAAAGGAAatctaaaatacagtttacACGACGTACAGCATGTTCACTTCCTCACAACACAACTGGAAACTAAAACTATCAAACAAGGGActcaatctgtctgtctgtgtctctgtctgtctgtctgtctgtgtctctgtctgtgtctctgcctgtctgtctctctgtctgcctgtctgtctgtctgtctgtctgtgtctctgtctgtctgtctgtctgtctctctgtctgtctgtctgtcggtcacTAGTGTCCGTTACTGTACTTTGCTGATGACACTGgactcacacaaacagcttttaGCGTGAACCAGGGAGCTCAATCCTTCATGtgtggaagagaaagaggatcGAAGgaagaagtgaagaagaggaggaggaggaggactacTGCGAATCTACAATAACAAACAATGTGActgattgctgctgctgtcgagGAAGTGAAGCCATGTGATCACTCTTAGGAAACCATGAGAGCGAGAGACTCTGTCAGACTTTCCAAAGACGTTCTGCGATGCAGCGGAGAAACACATGATAGCTGACAGCTattagctaactgttagctaacagttGGCTGTTGGCTAACAGTTGGCTGTTGGCTGTCAGTTAGCTGTTGACTatcagttagctgttagctaacagttagctgttagctagctagctgttagctacCAGTTAGCTGTTGGCTAACAGTTAGCTGTTGGCTatcagttagctgttagctaactgttagctgtTGGCTAAAGTTAGCTGTTGGCTatcagttagctgttagctaacagttagctgttagctatcagttagctgttagctaaaagttagctgttagctatcagttagctgctagctaaaagttagctgttagcagcacTTTGTGTCAGCTGGCAGGTGTCACGGTCACAGGAGCCAGAGCTGACACAGATTAAGTCCCAGCAGAGTTTCCTCAGCGAGGACATGTCTGTGTCTGATGCAGCTGAAACCTGGTACCATCAACCCCGCAGCCACAGAAGATCGTGTGTGGAAAGTATTCCAGCTAGAAACAGAGCTGACTCTGCGGCTTCCACGTACATTCTCAGGCTTTAGATGTACAGAACAGAACAATCACCTCCCCAACATTTAATAGTGATTTTTAGGCTTTTGTTTTCCCGTGATGTTAGAAAAACGCCTGTTATCAAGCGTTTCTGATATGCTGGGTCATAAAACTGGCTGAACtcatggctgctgtgtgtctgtgaagaaACAGGATCACACACgtggtgtttgttttcttctcttcctccttctcctcttaCTGCACAAAACtttgaaatacaaaaaaggATAAAAGTTTGGTCTGAGCCGTTGAGCCCCCGCTGACTGTGAGTGGTGGTGTGTAgtgtttgctggtgtgtgtgagtgtgtgtgtgtggtattattaattaatcttgtagatgaaaagaaaatatgaaaatgtagatgaaaataacagatgaacttgagtgtgtgtgtgtgcagtatgtgcatCAGTCCTGtgattgtggtgaagctgtgtgtgtgtgtgtgtttattattgtttgatACTGTATTGTCGATTAACTGTAAGGTGtgaactgtatgtgtgtgtgtgtgtgtgcgtgcgtgtgcgtgtgcgtgtctaGTATGCGTCGGTCCTGTAGCTTTGGTGGGCATCAGAGGTGAGCTGGGTGGTTTCTGTGGCTGACGACGGCTGCATCACAATAGGCTCACCGCCATCTGaggaacacacgcacacgcgcacacacacacgcacgcacgcacgcacgcacacacacacacacacacacacgcatacacacgcacacacacacacgcattacATTAGCAGCAGTTATGTATAACTGACATGCATACATTCATTCtgtagctgtgttttttttgctgatttctGTTTCAGATctttgtaaactgaatatctttgaaCTGAAGgataaaaacaagcatttttaaGGTTTTAGTTTGGGCTCTTTGAAATAATGATTGGAAGTTTTTTTTACTATAGTCTGATACTGATTGATTATTAAAAAGACAAGTGACAGACTGACTCATAATGAAACTCTGAagagctctgtgaggctgtgataGGAAATCCAGGGTTAACAACTGAAGTGTGCAAAGATTCATGTCCTCTGATGTTTACTGTGGACTTCATATTGATTATGATCAAGTGTTGCATATTTAATTGTCTAAATATCACGTTTAAAATGTAAGACTACACAGATGTTATGGCCACATCataatgaatgatgatgaatatGGAAGGAATCCAAAACCGGGACATTTCGGGGACTTGGTGTAAAACATCCATGCAGTCTTGTAAACATGTTGGAAACTACACCGAGAACCgcgctgtgctgctgcagcaccatgCCCTCACCTCTCTCGTCAGCGGTCATCTGGGCCTCCAGGTCCTCGGGGGAGACGTAGAACTCGGGCTCCTGGTCCATGGGCGGCCGAGGTTTACATTTCCCGCAGCAgcagttacagcagcagcagaggcaacagcagaaataacaaCCCGTGGTCAGGCAGCAGAAGACGAACAGGGCCTGTGGGACGAAGAGCCAAGAGAGAAGAAGTGAAACGACTGATGAAGGAGAACGTGAAGGAGGCGGAGCATGAGTAGCAGTGACATCAGGAAGCTACAGGAAACAAGAATCATGTGACCATAAAATACCAAACACACTGAGAGTGTTCACGTCCCATCAGCCTTTCTACACTTCAGTcatgaagaaagacagaatgcaGCACAGGTAGTTCACCGTGCAGGTGTCACCCTCACAACCTGCCCCCACCTCCCCGTCCTACCTTCGCCCACCAGCTGGACAGAACAAAGTAGGTGTTGACGTTCTCCTCTCCGAACTGCTCGGCGACGTAGAGCCCCAGCGAGCCGTATTTGTCGTAGATGTTCTTCTTGGTGGCGTCGCTCAGGATGGCGTGAGCGTTGTTGATTTCCTTAAACTTTTCAGCTGCGTCCGGGTTGTCTGGGTTCTTGTCCGGGTGAAACTTCAACGCCAGTTTCCtgtgaaaagacagagagaagagaggatcTGTaaaaacgcacacaaacagacacaagaaGGATTCTCTGTCGCAGCAGACGCTTGCATCGTGTTAGTAATGACGTTAATGAGAAGCTGTGCCGGCACCCTCAAACTGAGGCAGCTACCTGGAATAACCTGGTAACAGGTGTGAAAGAGGCCTTCGTGTTGGAACTGTCCGTCAGGCACATGAAGATGGGTCATTCAGAACAAAACGTTGTACTTAACAagctaaaatattaaaaacattttcaatatttCCCAAACTGTGTACGTTTGACTTTGATTCtgctgtttctttgcttttttcttgtgcCCCCGTGCAGACAGGAGTCTCTGTCTGGTTCAGACTTTGGTTTCAGTGTTGAGAGCCTGAATGTCGCAGCTGAAAGGAGGTTGGTACTAACGTAACAACACAGAATCTAAGAtgcttttcaaaacatttattttggaaaaataaatcttCCATTAAGTTTCAGACATATTAAATGTGAACAAATCGGAGCAGAACAATCTAAATTCTTTTCCTTTGTCTGGTTTACAACATGGAACTCTGAATCAATGAATcttctgatgaactgaaggatgaagttttccttcatgtcttcttcagctaaataaactgtttaaaaagtctcttggatcagctgaagatgcatcgtcacagagctgaaaacaggctgtttttctgagatacaaggttctcacaggacaaacatgtgatgatcttatagaatatgatgcatcgctgcagattaaaccagccaacaggatataaagtagttcagatgagctcaacctgaaacatctacgGCAGGAATAtaaatccacaaacatcagagatgatgagaaacactgacaggaacattttactgatacaccaACACTTTCACTGTAAGTACTTTAAGTACAATTATctgataatacttttacttcagtacatATGACACTGTTTCAACTTCATTTAATCCTGTTGACCTGACCCATTAAAAGTGCTGGTCACAGCCCTCTGGCCCCCTCTAGTGGTTTACAATGCAAAGCGTCACTATTAACTCCACATTACACGTTTTTACTGTCAcatacacaatcacacacagtaCATGGTGGAGTGAAACTGAAAAATTGAACAGCCTAAGACTGACTACATCTACCTGCACACTGATTTTCCACTATTATAAGACAATATTCTGGGTATAATGTAAAGTCATGTAAACAACATGTTCAGTTTAGattattttgaatgcagaagACATCAGGGACATATCAACATGTTTACAAGTTTACAGCACAAATGAGACAATATAGCCAATGAGTTTCATGAGGATGGATTCAGCTTGTTTTTGAGTGAGCATTAAAATGATTACTGAGTCAAGTGTCTAatcttgagtgtgtgtgtgtgtgtgtgtgtgtgtgtgtgtgtgtgttcgttcaTTAACACACACCTGTAGCATTTCTTAATGTCCTCTGTCGTGGCGTTCTTGTCGACTCCCAGCACGATGTACAGCGATTCTCCAGATGTGGAGAGagttctctgtctctgctgctccatggcctctctctctctcgctctctctctctctcagcctctcacCTGTCAGGTAAAAAcgagaaaagaaataaagaagcTGATGAAAGTTTCAAATCAACAGAAGTTGTTTTCTTATTGTCCAGTTCAAGTCCTCCATTGGGCctcttgacttttcctcttgcacaTATTATTTCATGTCCTGACTGAATAATCCAGCACACATATTTGTTGCATTTAGCTAAATTTTTAATTACCGAATAGAAGTATTGATCAGATTGATTGATTCCACCTTTTATGCTGAATGTAAAGCTGCATGTGGCCAGATGGCCTCTGACTTCTGCGTTAATGTGGTGCTGTGGGGTTTCAGGGTGTGTGGAGGAAGGGAAAGGAATAAATGAGTCTAACCAGGGTAACCTACGTTTGTGTCACACAGCTAGGCAGAGAGATTTACATTGTCTGTCCTGAATGAATCTCATCTTTCTGCAGGAGCTGCAAACAAGACGCTAACCAGAACTacaagaagaagacagaaacactgcagtagagaggcaggaggaagcTGAGAGCCGATACAGGTAAGTTAGTTTCTGTTAGCAGGAGGAAACACGGCAGCCACAGTTTAAAGAAGGAATCTCGGTTTTTCTAAACATCCAAAGGAGAATTTCCATTGATTTCTCAGAGAAGAAAATTCCCAGAATGCTTTGTGAAGTGAAGCAGTGCAACATAGAGGATGGAAAGAAATCCATTTCTTCACAAATAATCAtacagaaatgttaaaaacagtcaaacagctCTGGTACGTCTGAGACTATCTGACCCCtgaaagaacaaacaacatgagagaaaacatacagtatatcatgcCTCACTCCCTGTCACACCCCCAGACAACAACTTTTATTGACAGACTGATGACCATCAGTGTGAGCTAACTGGTCCATCGTCACTGTGTCGGCATTCAGCGGATCATGGATTCTGTGTGAGGACGCTACCTGAGGGCTGCTGTCAGGTGTCTGTAGTTTAAGAATTTAAGAAgcaatcaaaatgaaaatcagacCAAATGAATCAGATTTCTCTGGtggctccctctctctttcatctccgtctttctatctctctcttaTTTGTGTGTTGGGGAGGAACAGAAATCACACCTGAACCTAAACTGAACCCACAAACATCTTCAACAGTGTCGCCCAGTCGTTTGTTCCGGAACAAAGCTGTCACTATATAAAAAAAGGTGCAACTCTCTCACCATATCTGCAGAACGAAATAAGGAAATGGAGACTATTACCATGACTCACAGACACCTTCCTGCAAGATAACAACTGTCACTGTCCACGCTATAAATGGAGAGTAGAGTTTATAAAACCACACTCGACCGAGTGAACGGTGCTGTTTTGAATTGTTCTGACTGAATGGATCAGGAACTTACTTCACTGTACACAGGCTGGTACGTAGCATGAAGAGATGATTAGCTATCCAAACTCTGGTGGTTAACCGCTGGTGGAGAAAAACTTCATTCCTTCAGTTGCTTCACGTGACTCATTGTTGTCTTAAAGGTCAGCATAATGAGGAACATATCAACTCAACATCCAAAGACAAACACTACTGCCATCTAGCACGTAGACGGTCAGTTTCATTTCTGACTGTCAACAGGAAAACAGTTTATCTAGTGTGGGAAACCCCACAGGTGTCCTCTTTATCCAGACTGTAGCAGCTATAGCGTTCTCTTCATACTGATTTAAGAGCTGAAGCTTGTGTCATGTGATATTAGCATTGTTGCTAAATCACCTAGTAAAAGCCTGACATCTGAAGAGTCAGGGACGGTACTGCAGGTCAGTCCCCCCAGCAGAGGaatcatgaaaaacaacagtaaatcCATCCACTGTGGGGCGACAGGGCTTGTGTACAGCAGACCACAGTACACTAACAACACAATACACTCAtccacaacaacatcaacaacaacaagaacaacagcaacaacatcaacaacagaacaacaacaacaacaacatccacaacaacaacaagaacaacaagaacaacagcaacaacatcaacaacagcaacaacaacaacaacaacagcaacaacaacatcaacaacaacatccacaacaacaacaagaacaacagcaacaacatcaacaacagcaacaacaacaacaacagcagcaacaacaacagcaacaacaacaacatccacaacaacaacaagaacaacaagaacaacagcaacaacatcaacaacagaacaacaacaacaacaacatccacaacaacaacaagaacaacaagaacaacagcatcaacaacagcaacaacaacaacaacaacaacagcaacaacaacagcaacaacaacatccacaacaacaacaagaacaacagcaacaacatcaacaacagcaacatccaca
Proteins encoded:
- the dnajc5ab gene encoding dnaJ homolog subfamily C member 5, with translation MEQQRQRTLSTSGESLYIVLGVDKNATTEDIKKCYRKLALKFHPDKNPDNPDAAEKFKEINNAHAILSDATKKNIYDKYGSLGLYVAEQFGEENVNTYFVLSSWWAKALFVFCCLTTGCYFCCCLCCCCNCCCGKCKPRPPMDQEPEFYVSPEDLEAQMTADERDGGEPIVMQPSSATETTQLTSDAHQSYRTDAY